Genomic segment of Candidatus Micrarchaeota archaeon:
TTTCGGAATCATCTAACGGAATTTTATATTCAAACACGAACCACTCATGTCCTTTCACACCGTACACACAAGTGTTCCATGGGACGAACTCGTGAATCCGGAGAATAAGGTATTCTCGGTTTATGGTAATGCCGGTTTCTTCGAATACCTCACGAACAGCAGCCTCCTCAGGAGATTCACCTTCATCAACATGACCTGCAGGACACGCCCAGCCAAAGGGAGGGTTGGAACGGTTCATCATTAAGATCCTCCCCTCAGTATCACGGATAACAACACCTACCGACTGATGATTGATACCGTCGATGTATACCATTTTCGGCATCTTTACGGGATGATTCGTACCGACCGT
This window contains:
- a CDS encoding NUDIX hydrolase translates to MSGLKKRTVGTNHPVKMPKMVYIDGINHQSVGVVIRDTEGRILMMNRSNPPFGWACPAGHVDEGESPEEAAVREVFEETGITINREYLILRIHEFVPWNTCVYGVKGHEWFVFEYKIPLDDSERKLIRPSTEAKNMRWVSKPELFRLNIEPVWRIWLARLGFFDYKKK